One Phocaeicola dorei genomic region harbors:
- a CDS encoding RNA polymerase sigma-70 factor has translation MDASIVDKDLIERINKGEEKAFEVLYNSYFVYLCACANSYIFNPVEAQDIVNETFAKIWYRRGELSFPIHAYLIRAIQNGCLNYLRSLHSRERIIDEYREALLEYQEEFCASECSPLQEMELADLEKSVQNIVSSLPDKCRFIFEQYLYSNLTPQEIADKNNISVNTVRVHVKNAMDKIREKVGSRVGILLFFLF, from the coding sequence ATGGATGCAAGTATAGTAGATAAAGATTTGATTGAAAGAATAAACAAAGGAGAAGAAAAAGCTTTTGAGGTTTTATATAATAGCTATTTTGTCTATCTCTGTGCTTGTGCTAATTCTTATATCTTTAACCCTGTGGAAGCGCAAGATATAGTTAATGAAACTTTTGCTAAAATATGGTATAGGCGTGGTGAGTTATCTTTTCCTATTCATGCTTATTTGATACGTGCTATTCAGAACGGGTGTTTGAATTACCTCCGTTCGCTTCACAGCCGTGAAAGAATTATAGATGAATACCGTGAAGCATTACTTGAGTATCAAGAAGAATTTTGTGCTTCCGAGTGTTCGCCTTTGCAAGAAATGGAATTAGCTGATTTGGAAAAATCAGTCCAAAATATAGTGTCTTCCTTGCCTGATAAATGCAGGTTCATTTTTGAGCAATATCTTTATTCCAATCTGACTCCTCAAGAGATTGCAGATAAAAATAATATTTCAGTCAATACAGTCAGAGTACATGTAAAAAATGCCATGGATAAAATAAGAGAAAAGGTGGGATCTAGAGTAGGGATTCTATTATTTTTTCTTTTCTAA